Proteins from a genomic interval of Methanofollis formosanus:
- a CDS encoding malate dehydrogenase — MAKVTIIGATGRLGSFASHPIAGIPHVDEVLLMGRPGRENLLAGLAHDLTDSCAARGIWTEISSSTSEEDCADSDIIVITAGAPRHEGQDRIDLALANARIIRPIAESVGRHAPNAIVLMVSNPVDVMTAVALRYSGMEPKQVFGLGTHLDSMRLKALIADYFHVHVSEVHTRIIGEHGESMVPLWSATTIGGIRISNLPAFSGLPIDEMMQRVKSSGSFIIKNSGATIYGPGDAIATLVQTILGNENRILTVSSYIKSEVHNVGDTCIGVPARVNRRGVSPVPIRIEESELEAFRESVGKIRGITREILEKLE, encoded by the coding sequence ATGGCAAAAGTTACGATCATCGGAGCCACCGGGAGACTGGGCTCTTTTGCATCCCATCCCATCGCCGGGATCCCGCATGTGGACGAGGTGCTGCTGATGGGACGGCCGGGCAGAGAAAATCTGCTTGCCGGACTCGCTCATGACCTCACCGACTCGTGTGCCGCCAGAGGGATCTGGACCGAAATTTCCTCGAGCACCAGCGAAGAGGACTGCGCCGACTCAGACATCATCGTGATCACCGCCGGTGCTCCGCGGCACGAAGGGCAGGACCGGATCGATCTCGCCCTCGCGAACGCCAGGATCATCAGACCGATTGCAGAGTCGGTCGGCCGCCACGCCCCGAACGCCATCGTGTTGATGGTCTCAAACCCGGTCGACGTGATGACCGCGGTCGCCCTCCGATACTCAGGGATGGAGCCCAAACAGGTCTTCGGCCTGGGCACGCACCTCGACTCGATGCGGCTCAAGGCCCTCATCGCCGATTACTTCCATGTCCATGTGAGCGAGGTCCACACCAGGATCATCGGCGAGCATGGGGAGAGCATGGTCCCGCTCTGGTCGGCAACGACGATCGGCGGCATCAGGATCTCGAACCTGCCGGCGTTCTCGGGTCTGCCGATCGACGAGATGATGCAGCGGGTCAAGAGCAGCGGGAGTTTTATTATCAAAAACAGCGGGGCCACCATCTACGGCCCGGGCGACGCTATCGCCACCCTTGTCCAGACGATCCTGGGCAACGAGAACCGGATCCTGACGGTCTCCAGTTACATCAAGAGCGAGGTCCACAATGTCGGCGACACCTGTATCGGGGTGCCGGCACGGGTGAACCGCCGGGGTGTCTCGCCGGTACCGATCCGGATCGAGGAGAGCGAACTTGAAGCTTTCCGTGAGTCGGTCGGAAAGATCCGGGGAATCACGAGAGAAATTCTGGAAAAATTGGAGTAG
- a CDS encoding elongation factor 1-beta has protein sequence MGKVAVILKLMPESAEIPIETLKEAVKVAVPDVDDIQEEPIGFGLSALKVAAVIEDEEGATDALESKLAAVEGIASAEITDVNRMI, from the coding sequence ATGGGAAAAGTAGCTGTTATTCTGAAACTGATGCCCGAGTCAGCCGAGATCCCGATTGAGACGCTGAAAGAGGCCGTCAAGGTTGCAGTGCCGGACGTGGACGACATCCAGGAAGAGCCGATCGGCTTTGGTCTCTCGGCACTGAAGGTGGCTGCGGTCATCGAGGACGAAGAGGGTGCGACTGACGCTCTGGAGTCCAAACTCGCCGCCGTCGAGGGCATCGCGAGCGCCGAGATCACCGACGTCAACCGGATGATCTAA